A single Haloglycomyces albus DSM 45210 DNA region contains:
- a CDS encoding 2-oxoacid:acceptor oxidoreductase subunit alpha, translating to MVNTVRQLDRVVIRFAGDSGDGMQLTGDRFTAETAKLGNDLSTLPNYPAEIRAPAGTLPGVSSFQIHFADTDILTPGDTPEVLVAMNPAALKANLGDLKPGGIIVVNSDEFGRRNLTKVGYESNPLEDGSLESYQLHEVPLTSLTIAALDEFEIGKKDAARSKNMFALGLVSWMYSRSTEVTEEFLRKKFSAKPDIAEANIAALRSGWNYGETAEAFAVRYEVPPATLRPGTYRNITGNTALAWGVVASGIATDLPVFLGAYPITPASDVLHELSKHKRFGVTTAQMEDEIAAAGAALGASWGGALGMTTSSGPGVALKSETVSLAVSLELPLVVIDVQRAGPSTGMPTKTEQADLLMAFNGRHGEAPVAIVAPQSPSDCYNAALEATRIAVTYRTPVMLLSDGYLANGSEPWNLPDLNDLPDLTVAFADEPNAVDDKGEPVFLPFQRDPETLARPWAIPGTKGLEHRVGGIEKADGTGNISYDPANHDHMVRTRAAKIAGIDVPDLEVDDPDNADVLVLGWGSTWGPIGAAVRSLRNDGLPIARAHLRYLNPMPANTEKVLRGYRKVIVPEMNLGQLSFLLRGMFSDVDVVGYNQVRGLPFTSTELVDAFKEVISND from the coding sequence TTGGTGAATACCGTCCGGCAGCTCGACCGGGTCGTCATCCGCTTTGCAGGGGACTCTGGTGACGGGATGCAGTTGACAGGCGATCGCTTCACTGCCGAAACCGCCAAACTAGGCAACGACCTTTCCACCCTCCCTAACTATCCTGCCGAAATCCGGGCTCCAGCCGGAACCCTTCCCGGCGTGTCGAGTTTCCAAATCCACTTCGCCGACACCGACATTCTCACGCCCGGCGACACCCCCGAAGTCCTCGTCGCCATGAACCCCGCGGCCCTCAAGGCCAACCTGGGCGACCTCAAACCCGGCGGCATCATCGTCGTCAATTCCGATGAGTTCGGACGCCGGAACCTCACCAAGGTCGGCTACGAATCCAACCCCCTCGAGGATGGCAGCCTCGAGTCCTATCAACTCCATGAGGTTCCCCTAACCTCACTCACCATCGCCGCGCTCGACGAATTCGAGATCGGTAAAAAGGACGCCGCTCGCTCCAAGAACATGTTCGCTCTCGGTCTGGTTTCGTGGATGTACTCCCGTTCCACCGAGGTGACGGAAGAATTCCTCCGTAAGAAGTTCTCCGCCAAGCCCGACATCGCCGAAGCCAACATCGCGGCCCTGCGGTCGGGATGGAATTACGGGGAGACGGCCGAAGCCTTCGCCGTACGCTACGAAGTGCCGCCGGCAACGCTGCGACCGGGGACCTACCGCAACATCACGGGTAACACCGCGTTGGCGTGGGGCGTCGTCGCCTCGGGCATAGCGACCGACCTACCGGTGTTCCTGGGGGCCTATCCCATCACTCCCGCTTCGGACGTGCTTCACGAGCTGTCCAAGCACAAACGCTTCGGGGTCACCACCGCGCAGATGGAAGACGAGATCGCCGCCGCCGGAGCCGCACTGGGCGCTTCCTGGGGCGGGGCGCTCGGAATGACGACCTCCTCGGGCCCCGGGGTGGCGTTGAAATCCGAGACGGTCTCGCTGGCGGTGTCATTGGAGCTGCCCTTGGTGGTCATCGACGTGCAGCGCGCCGGCCCCAGCACGGGAATGCCGACCAAGACCGAACAGGCCGACCTGCTGATGGCCTTCAACGGCCGCCACGGCGAGGCCCCGGTCGCCATCGTCGCTCCGCAATCGCCCTCGGACTGCTACAACGCGGCCTTGGAGGCGACTCGGATCGCCGTCACCTACCGCACTCCGGTCATGCTTCTGTCGGACGGCTACCTGGCCAACGGTTCCGAACCGTGGAACCTCCCCGACCTGAACGACCTCCCCGACCTCACCGTCGCCTTCGCCGACGAGCCCAACGCCGTCGACGACAAGGGCGAACCGGTCTTCCTTCCCTTCCAACGGGACCCCGAGACCCTCGCCCGCCCCTGGGCCATTCCGGGTACCAAGGGTCTGGAACACCGCGTCGGGGGAATCGAAAAGGCCGACGGCACCGGAAACATATCCTACGACCCGGCCAACCACGACCACATGGTCCGCACCCGGGCGGCCAAGATCGCCGGAATCGACGTCCCCGACCTCGAGGTCGACGATCCCGACAACGCCGACGTTCTCGTGCTCGGGTGGGGATCGACCTGGGGACCGATCGGAGCGGCCGTACGCAGCCTGCGCAATGACGGTCTCCCGATCGCTCGCGCCCACCTGAGGTACCTCAATCCCATGCCCGCCAATACCGAGAAGGTCCTCCGCGGTTACCGCAAGGTCATCGTTCCCGAAATGAACCTCGGTCAGCTGTCGTTCCTCCTGCGGGGAATGTTCAGCGATGTGGACGTTGTCGGATACAACCAGGTGCGCGGACTTCCGTTCACCTCGACCGAACTGGTAGATGCGTTTAAAGAGGTAATCAGCAATGACTGA
- a CDS encoding RNA polymerase sigma factor — MRTESDFIDLYEDHYSDLAGQVSAYLGDASEAQDMVQEAFLRAWQRWDRIGVYDQPLAWVRRVAWNLATNRHRRNQVARRFLLKQRDPEGVPAVNPDHIALHEALQKVGARQRKAIVMHYMGDMSVADIAEVCGVRAGTVKSWLHRGRKELAGLLGDDPRPPADKTPTRQRTFEGGNHS; from the coding sequence GTGCGCACCGAATCCGACTTTATTGACCTTTACGAGGATCACTATTCGGATCTGGCCGGTCAAGTATCCGCGTATTTGGGCGATGCCAGTGAAGCGCAGGACATGGTGCAGGAGGCGTTCCTCCGCGCGTGGCAGCGATGGGACCGGATCGGGGTTTACGACCAGCCCTTGGCGTGGGTTCGCCGCGTGGCCTGGAACCTCGCCACCAACCGCCACCGCCGCAATCAGGTGGCCCGTCGATTTCTCTTGAAACAACGTGATCCCGAAGGCGTTCCGGCCGTCAATCCCGATCACATCGCCCTTCACGAAGCTCTCCAGAAGGTCGGTGCCCGGCAACGGAAAGCCATCGTCATGCATTACATGGGCGACATGTCGGTCGCCGATATAGCCGAGGTGTGCGGCGTCAGAGCCGGAACGGTGAAGTCATGGCTGCATCGGGGACGAAAAGAACTGGCGGGACTCCTAGGCGACGATCCGAGACCACCGGCCGATAAAACACCGACAAGACAACGGACGTTTGAAGGGGGGAACCACTCATGA
- the groES gene encoding co-chaperone GroES, with amino-acid sequence MSEAAIKPLGDRIVVQTNEAETTTASGIVIPDTAKEKPQEGTVLAVGPGNIDEKGNRVPVDVNVGDVVIYSKYGGTEVKYAGDEYLILSSRDVLAVVEK; translated from the coding sequence ATGAGTGAGGCTGCTATCAAGCCGCTGGGTGACCGCATTGTCGTCCAGACCAACGAAGCGGAAACCACGACGGCTTCCGGCATCGTCATCCCCGACACCGCCAAAGAGAAGCCGCAGGAGGGCACCGTCCTCGCCGTGGGGCCCGGCAACATCGACGAAAAGGGCAACCGCGTCCCCGTCGACGTCAACGTCGGTGACGTCGTCATCTACTCCAAGTACGGAGGCACCGAAGTCAAGTACGCCGGTGACGAGTACCTGATCCTCTCCTCGCGTGACGTTCTCGCCGTCGTCGAGAAGTAA
- a CDS encoding class I SAM-dependent methyltransferase, translating into MAKKSFLEWGMSEAVERWEAVAADSQLQERAERAWREFGHNATVKLRRHYSDPGVVAAAVGLAQLRERARSKFGADAASMFFTRATLEQATRPAVARRRAERLAAYGGDRSAVSDLCAGLGTESLALARAGLRVRAVEWDPETAWLTRANAAALGWSHSISVERADALEVPLDDIAVADPARRDGVGRRFDPAHYSPALDELLRRLTPLRASAVKVGPGIDHAWIDSVHAEGEWVSYDGTVVEACLWVGDAAAAPRRASVWDGTSWHELSGTGGETAPTSTRAGDFLIEPDGAVIRSGLVSDLARSCDAWTGHPSIAYLYADRPAVTPLARCWRIAERLPFKTKSLARALRERRIGALTIKQRGTGIDPQKLRRELRLQGDRSATVALTRVGDEHVTWLLEYPTSA; encoded by the coding sequence GTGGCGAAGAAATCATTTCTGGAGTGGGGCATGTCGGAGGCAGTGGAACGTTGGGAGGCCGTGGCGGCCGATTCACAACTGCAGGAGCGGGCGGAGCGCGCCTGGCGGGAGTTCGGTCATAACGCGACGGTGAAGTTGCGTCGCCACTACTCCGATCCCGGTGTGGTGGCCGCGGCCGTCGGGCTCGCACAGCTGCGCGAACGCGCCCGGTCGAAATTCGGAGCGGACGCCGCATCCATGTTCTTCACCCGTGCGACCTTGGAGCAGGCGACACGTCCCGCCGTCGCACGGCGACGAGCCGAACGACTGGCGGCCTACGGCGGTGACCGTTCGGCCGTCAGTGATCTGTGCGCGGGACTGGGCACGGAATCTCTCGCTCTGGCCCGAGCGGGACTGCGGGTGAGGGCCGTGGAGTGGGATCCGGAGACGGCGTGGTTGACGCGCGCCAATGCCGCCGCGCTGGGATGGAGTCACTCCATCTCGGTCGAGCGGGCCGATGCTTTGGAGGTGCCGCTCGACGACATCGCCGTCGCCGACCCGGCCCGCCGCGACGGGGTGGGCCGACGCTTCGACCCGGCTCACTATTCCCCCGCCTTGGACGAACTGTTGCGCCGTCTCACCCCGTTGCGCGCCTCCGCGGTCAAGGTCGGCCCGGGCATCGATCACGCCTGGATCGACTCGGTCCACGCCGAGGGGGAGTGGGTCTCGTACGACGGCACGGTGGTGGAGGCGTGTCTCTGGGTGGGGGACGCGGCCGCCGCACCGCGGAGGGCGTCGGTGTGGGACGGCACGTCCTGGCACGAGCTGTCCGGCACGGGAGGAGAAACCGCCCCCACGTCCACTCGCGCGGGAGACTTCCTGATCGAGCCCGACGGAGCGGTGATTCGTTCCGGTCTCGTGTCCGATCTGGCGCGTTCCTGCGACGCGTGGACCGGGCATCCTTCGATCGCCTACCTGTACGCCGACCGCCCCGCTGTGACTCCGCTGGCACGCTGTTGGAGGATCGCCGAGCGACTGCCCTTCAAAACCAAGTCTCTGGCACGGGCGCTGCGTGAACGCCGAATCGGCGCCTTGACGATCAAACAGCGGGGAACCGGAATCGACCCGCAGAAGTTGCGTCGCGAGCTACGCCTCCAGGGAGACCGGTCGGCAACCGTTGCCTTGACGCGAGTGGGCGACGAGCACGTAACGTGGCTTCTCGAATACCCGACGTCGGCCTAG
- a CDS encoding phage holin family protein, translated as MKILSKIAVTAIAVAIVAWLLPGIDLELTDASLVEKILTVAVIGAIFGVVNSVLKPLIKIVGCGFYVLTLGLISLLVNGLLLMLTAWIAGELNLPFEVDGIGSGILGALLIGVISWVINLLLPDSVSGD; from the coding sequence ATGAAGATTCTCTCCAAAATAGCGGTCACCGCCATCGCGGTCGCCATTGTGGCCTGGTTGTTGCCGGGAATCGATCTGGAACTCACCGACGCCTCGCTCGTGGAAAAGATCCTCACCGTCGCCGTCATCGGTGCGATATTCGGGGTCGTCAACTCGGTTCTGAAGCCGCTGATCAAAATCGTGGGCTGTGGTTTCTACGTGTTGACCCTCGGGTTGATCTCGCTTCTGGTCAACGGTCTTCTCCTCATGTTGACCGCCTGGATAGCGGGCGAACTGAATCTGCCCTTCGAGGTGGACGGTATCGGGTCGGGGATCCTCGGCGCTCTCCTGATCGGCGTCATCTCCTGGGTCATCAACCTTCTGCTCCCCGACTCCGTCTCCGGAGATTAA
- a CDS encoding 2-oxoacid:ferredoxin oxidoreductase subunit beta, protein MTEPVSLTTKPQLKAKDFKSDQEVRWCPGCGDYAILAAMQSFLPELGIPREDIAFISGIGCSSRFPYYLNTYGMHSIHGRAPSIATGLAASRPDLSTWVITGDGDALSIGGNHLIHALRRNVNFKILLFNNRIYGLTKGQYSPTSESGKLTKSSPVGSVDAPFNPLSLALGAEATFVARTLDSDRAHMKSVLKAAAEHEGSAFVEIYQNCPIFNDGAFETLKNPQTRDESLIRLDDGKPIVFGDKAVARAGYGLEVVNYSDVSEDDIVVHREDIPDSAYAYSLSRLSGSSLDHTPIGVFRSVERPTYDQLVRQQVDEASADVDKRAALDQLMHSGDTWTVL, encoded by the coding sequence ATGACTGAACCGGTAAGCCTGACGACCAAACCTCAATTGAAGGCCAAAGACTTCAAATCCGATCAGGAAGTCCGTTGGTGCCCCGGTTGTGGTGACTACGCCATCCTCGCCGCCATGCAGTCGTTCCTTCCCGAACTGGGCATCCCGCGAGAGGACATCGCCTTCATCTCGGGTATCGGCTGCTCGTCGCGGTTCCCCTACTACCTCAACACGTATGGGATGCACTCCATCCACGGGCGAGCGCCGTCGATCGCGACGGGCTTGGCCGCCAGCCGACCCGACCTCTCCACCTGGGTGATCACCGGAGACGGTGACGCGCTGTCGATCGGTGGCAATCACCTGATTCACGCCCTGCGGCGCAATGTGAACTTCAAGATCCTGCTGTTCAACAACCGCATCTACGGTTTGACGAAGGGCCAGTACTCCCCGACGTCGGAATCGGGCAAGCTCACCAAGTCGTCTCCCGTCGGTTCCGTGGACGCGCCGTTCAACCCGCTCTCACTGGCGCTGGGGGCGGAAGCCACGTTTGTGGCCCGGACCTTGGATTCCGACCGGGCACACATGAAGTCGGTACTGAAAGCGGCGGCAGAGCACGAAGGCAGCGCTTTCGTCGAGATCTATCAGAACTGCCCGATCTTCAACGACGGCGCCTTCGAGACTCTCAAAAACCCGCAGACGCGCGACGAGTCGCTGATCCGCCTCGACGACGGCAAGCCGATTGTTTTCGGCGACAAGGCCGTAGCGCGGGCAGGATACGGTCTCGAGGTCGTGAACTATTCCGACGTCTCCGAGGACGACATCGTAGTCCACCGCGAAGACATTCCCGACTCCGCCTATGCCTATTCGCTGTCGCGGCTGTCGGGGTCCTCGCTCGACCACACGCCCATCGGGGTATTCCGCAGTGTGGAGCGCCCCACTTACGATCAGCTGGTGCGTCAGCAGGTCGATGAGGCCTCGGCGGACGTCGATAAGCGTGCCGCTCTCGACCAGCTGATGCATTCGGGCGACACCTGGACGGTTCTTTAA